The following are encoded together in the Actinoplanes sp. N902-109 genome:
- a CDS encoding DUF3039 domain-containing protein has product MSTQILERPETKDADTAPEMFHYVRKEKIAESAVMGTFVIALCGETFPVTKSPKPGSPVCPQCKEIYEAMQH; this is encoded by the coding sequence GTGAGCACGCAGATCCTCGAGCGCCCGGAGACGAAGGACGCCGACACCGCGCCGGAGATGTTCCACTACGTGCGCAAGGAAAAGATCGCGGAGAGCGCGGTCATGGGCACGTTCGTGATCGCCCTGTGCGGCGAGACCTTCCCGGTGACCAAGTCGCCGAAGCCGGGTTCCCCGGTGTGCCCGCAGTGCAAGGAGATCTACGAGGCTATGCAGCACTGA
- a CDS encoding DUF3099 domain-containing protein, with protein sequence MKKQSERPVLITNAARSQDDQLRSRQIRYVSMMGIRSLCLIVGAILVSVRPPLLPLWLILCAVGMVTLPWMAVLIANDRPPKSAANPAAPQPRPQRVLEQHSEEEIAHRTIDIEPTP encoded by the coding sequence GTGAAGAAGCAGTCGGAGCGGCCGGTCCTGATCACCAATGCCGCCCGCAGCCAGGATGATCAACTCCGTAGCCGGCAGATCCGTTATGTCTCGATGATGGGCATCCGCTCGCTCTGCCTGATCGTCGGTGCGATCCTGGTCAGCGTCCGCCCGCCGCTGCTTCCCCTCTGGCTGATCCTCTGCGCCGTCGGCATGGTCACGCTGCCCTGGATGGCCGTGCTCATCGCCAACGACCGCCCGCCCAAGAGCGCCGCCAACCCGGCCGCGCCGCAGCCCCGCCCGCAGCGCGTCCTCGAGCAGCACAGCGAGGAAGAGATCGCGCACCGCACGATCGACATCGAGCCCACGCCCTAG
- a CDS encoding pseudouridine-5'-phosphate glycosidase has protein sequence MGRFSIRYGEHVTRARRDGLPVVALESTIISHGLPHPDNLRVAREIEQTVRDNGAVPATIGMLGGELVVGLTDAQIEHLAGADGVAKLSVRDLALGAATGADGATTVAATSAVAAAAGIGVFATGGLGGVHREANATFDESADLTTLARTPIVVVCAGVKSILDVGATLERLETLGVAVAGYGTRQFPGFFITDGGHQVDWQLDSPEQVAAVLAARAEHGVGAGALVLGNPLPIDQQLDPELHDRTLADGLALLARDGISGKAVTPFLLAHFHSSTEGKSLDVNVQIILRNAALAAQIAVAAAPARAALGFSLPG, from the coding sequence GTGGGCCGCTTCAGCATCCGTTACGGCGAGCACGTGACCCGCGCGCGCCGCGACGGCCTTCCGGTGGTGGCCCTGGAGAGCACGATCATCTCGCACGGGCTGCCCCACCCCGACAACCTGCGGGTGGCGCGCGAGATCGAGCAGACGGTCCGCGACAACGGCGCCGTCCCGGCCACGATCGGCATGCTCGGCGGTGAGCTCGTCGTCGGGCTGACGGACGCCCAGATCGAGCACCTGGCCGGCGCGGACGGCGTGGCCAAGCTGTCGGTGCGCGACCTGGCGCTCGGGGCGGCGACCGGAGCGGACGGCGCCACCACGGTCGCCGCCACCAGCGCGGTGGCCGCGGCGGCCGGGATCGGCGTGTTCGCCACCGGCGGGCTCGGCGGGGTGCACCGCGAGGCCAACGCCACGTTCGACGAGTCGGCCGACCTGACCACCCTGGCCCGGACCCCGATCGTCGTGGTCTGCGCCGGGGTCAAGTCGATCCTCGACGTGGGTGCCACCCTGGAGCGGCTGGAGACGCTGGGCGTGGCCGTGGCCGGTTACGGCACCCGGCAGTTCCCCGGCTTCTTCATCACCGACGGCGGCCACCAGGTGGACTGGCAGCTGGACTCCCCCGAGCAGGTCGCCGCGGTGCTGGCCGCCCGTGCCGAGCACGGCGTCGGCGCGGGTGCCCTGGTGCTCGGCAACCCGCTGCCCATCGACCAGCAGCTGGATCCCGAGCTGCACGACCGCACCCTGGCCGACGGGCTGGCCCTGCTGGCCCGCGACGGCATCAGCGGCAAGGCGGTCACCCCGTTCCTGCTGGCGCACTTCCACAGCAGCACCGAGGGCAAGAGCCTGGACGTCAACGTCCAGATCATCCTGCGCAACGCGGCCCTGGCGGCGCAGATCGCGGTGGCGGCGGCGCCGGCCCGGGCCGCGCTGGGCTTCAGCCTGCCCGGCTGA
- a CDS encoding bifunctional diguanylate cyclase/phosphodiesterase — MPPTSAVSKRRRRAGIALVAVVALIGAVTTAFVTGSAQHAEDRYAAQLMDRYTSDLSRAITTEIQRYGDTLADVATALGAQADLEADDFTWIATRISTRRMPGATSLGFVVTAPDQGVPALQAYWRGKGATGLTLQPVGTGLEHAFTIFARSLDGRPAPAGADLTAVPEAREALTDARYTGNLAVSRAYVLAADRELPITEQQQSFSFAVPVYFLGGTFRGWLTMGVHGGDLLGETLRTQAHGAVAAQLVDPSGSKPVTVAGVTGGPGPAALERRTWIGAGLRTWQLQVRPTAVLLQETDRDIAGITFAVAVLITLLATALVGLLTGARNRAMSRVDAATAALRRDIERRQEVEDRLREREQELQRMALHDPLTGLANRAGLDARLAAVVGTRTDLALLLIDLDDFKLVNDAYGHAAGDIVLTHFAELLRGAVRESDVAARIGGDEFVLLLTDMPDAGRALAAGQRILAAAAAAPVRLGDDLVPVRASVGIATTREQDSAKELMRRADTAMYEAKRVGTHEVRLHDPAMTDQRAADAQLGEDLVLAVENGELTVLYQPLVDLADGRPLGVEALVRWQHPTLGVVSPARFIPIAERTGTIGAVGLAVLDQACRQVASWGSELYVSVNVSPRQLRDPNLVRDVLTVLGRTGLAPARLVLEITESALVDDKAAIDMLAAFRAHGIRVAVDDFGTGYSSLHYLTRLPVDILKIDRSFVAELNGTPEGAGITEAILRLSHALHLTTVAEGIETTAQAAELQLLGCGIGQGYLFAKPLPAEEVLSVLTRPSPPPSSPS; from the coding sequence ATGCCCCCGACGTCCGCGGTGTCGAAGCGGCGGCGCCGGGCCGGCATCGCGCTGGTCGCCGTCGTCGCGCTGATCGGCGCCGTGACGACGGCCTTCGTCACCGGCAGTGCCCAGCACGCCGAGGACCGCTACGCAGCGCAGCTGATGGACCGCTACACCAGCGACCTGAGCCGGGCCATCACCACCGAGATCCAGCGGTACGGGGACACGCTGGCCGACGTCGCCACCGCGCTCGGCGCCCAAGCCGACCTCGAGGCCGACGACTTCACCTGGATCGCCACCCGGATCAGCACCCGGCGGATGCCCGGCGCCACGTCGCTCGGTTTCGTGGTGACCGCGCCCGACCAGGGGGTGCCGGCGCTGCAGGCCTACTGGCGCGGCAAAGGCGCGACCGGGCTCACCCTGCAGCCGGTCGGCACCGGGCTGGAACACGCCTTCACCATCTTCGCCCGGTCCCTCGACGGCCGACCGGCCCCGGCCGGCGCCGACCTGACCGCGGTGCCCGAGGCCCGCGAGGCACTGACCGATGCCCGGTACACCGGCAACCTCGCAGTGTCGCGCGCCTACGTGCTGGCCGCCGATCGCGAGTTGCCGATCACCGAGCAGCAGCAGTCGTTCAGTTTCGCCGTGCCCGTCTACTTCCTCGGCGGCACGTTCCGCGGCTGGCTGACCATGGGCGTGCACGGCGGTGACCTGCTCGGGGAGACGCTGCGCACCCAGGCCCACGGCGCGGTCGCGGCCCAGCTCGTCGACCCCAGCGGCAGCAAACCGGTGACCGTCGCCGGGGTCACCGGCGGACCGGGGCCGGCCGCGCTGGAACGGCGCACCTGGATCGGAGCCGGGCTGCGCACCTGGCAGCTGCAGGTGCGCCCGACCGCGGTGCTGCTGCAGGAGACCGACCGCGACATCGCCGGCATCACCTTCGCCGTCGCGGTGCTGATCACACTGCTGGCGACCGCGCTGGTCGGGTTGCTCACCGGCGCGCGCAACCGGGCCATGAGCAGGGTGGACGCCGCGACCGCTGCGCTGCGCCGGGACATCGAACGCCGTCAGGAGGTCGAGGACCGGCTCCGCGAACGCGAGCAGGAGCTGCAGCGGATGGCCCTGCACGACCCGCTGACCGGGCTGGCCAACCGGGCCGGCCTGGACGCCCGGCTCGCCGCGGTGGTCGGCACCCGCACCGACCTCGCGCTGCTGCTGATCGACCTGGACGACTTCAAGCTCGTGAACGACGCCTACGGGCACGCGGCCGGCGACATCGTGCTGACCCACTTCGCGGAACTGCTGCGCGGTGCGGTGCGCGAGTCGGACGTGGCCGCCCGCATCGGCGGGGACGAGTTCGTGCTGCTGCTCACCGACATGCCCGACGCCGGTCGGGCGCTCGCCGCGGGTCAGCGCATTCTCGCTGCCGCGGCGGCGGCCCCGGTGCGGCTCGGTGACGACCTGGTTCCCGTACGGGCCAGCGTCGGCATCGCCACCACCCGCGAGCAGGACTCCGCCAAGGAGCTCATGCGCCGCGCCGACACCGCCATGTACGAGGCGAAACGGGTCGGTACGCACGAGGTGCGGCTGCACGACCCGGCGATGACCGACCAGCGCGCCGCCGACGCCCAGCTCGGCGAGGACCTCGTGCTGGCGGTGGAGAACGGCGAGCTGACCGTGCTCTACCAGCCGCTGGTCGACCTGGCCGACGGCCGGCCGCTCGGCGTGGAGGCACTGGTCCGCTGGCAGCACCCCACCCTCGGGGTGGTCTCCCCGGCCCGGTTCATCCCGATCGCCGAACGCACCGGCACCATCGGCGCGGTCGGCCTGGCGGTGCTGGACCAAGCCTGCCGGCAGGTCGCATCCTGGGGCTCCGAGCTGTACGTGAGCGTCAACGTCTCACCCCGCCAGCTGCGCGACCCGAACCTGGTCCGCGACGTCCTGACCGTCCTCGGCCGCACCGGCCTGGCCCCGGCCCGGCTGGTCCTGGAGATCACCGAATCCGCGCTGGTCGACGACAAGGCGGCCATCGACATGCTGGCCGCCTTCCGGGCGCACGGGATCCGGGTGGCGGTCGACGACTTCGGCACCGGATACTCGTCGCTGCACTATCTGACCCGGCTCCCGGTCGACATCCTCAAGATCGACCGCAGCTTCGTGGCCGAGCTGAACGGCACCCCCGAAGGCGCCGGCATCACCGAGGCGATCCTGCGGCTGAGCCACGCCCTGCACCTGACCACGGTCGCCGAGGGCATCGAGACCACGGCCCAGGCGGCGGAACTCCAACTCCTCGGCTGCGGCATCGGCCAGGGCTATCTCTTCGCCAAGCCGCTGCCCGCCGAGGAAGTGCTCAGCGTGCTGACCCGCCCCTCGCCGCCGCCTTCATCTCCTTCTTGA
- a CDS encoding carbohydrate kinase family protein: protein MGRVLVVGDLVTDVLVTGSGPLVPGSDTAARIRIGGGGQAANTAAWLAHAGAGVTLVAAVGDDLAGRERVAELTAAGVQCAVRQHEGAATGSIVVLSSAHDRTMITDRGAALLLDPADVHAAVKAVPDAVHLHLSGYPLLHAGSRPGGLAALAAARERGLSTSVDAASAAPLRAAGDFLALVRDTDLLLCNADEAEVLAGAGGAEGQATALTSYAKIVVVKRGAQGSVWRGRDGVLRSSAAVRVPPVDPTGAGDAFAAGLLHAWLSGAEPQAALEAGAALGAAAVRKVGARP, encoded by the coding sequence GTGGGCCGCGTCCTCGTCGTCGGTGACCTGGTCACCGATGTGCTGGTGACCGGGTCGGGCCCGCTCGTGCCCGGCTCGGACACCGCCGCCCGGATCCGGATCGGTGGCGGTGGTCAGGCGGCGAACACGGCGGCCTGGCTGGCCCACGCCGGGGCCGGGGTGACGCTGGTCGCAGCGGTCGGCGATGACCTCGCCGGTCGGGAGCGGGTCGCCGAGCTGACCGCGGCCGGGGTGCAGTGTGCGGTGCGGCAGCACGAGGGCGCGGCAACCGGCAGCATCGTCGTGCTCAGCTCGGCGCACGACCGCACCATGATCACCGATCGGGGCGCCGCGCTGCTGCTGGACCCGGCCGACGTGCACGCCGCGGTCAAGGCCGTTCCGGACGCCGTGCACCTGCACCTGTCCGGCTACCCCCTGCTGCATGCCGGGTCGCGGCCGGGCGGTCTGGCCGCGCTTGCGGCGGCGCGCGAGCGAGGACTGAGCACCAGCGTCGACGCGGCCTCGGCGGCTCCGTTGCGCGCGGCGGGTGACTTCCTTGCGCTCGTACGCGACACCGACCTGCTGCTGTGCAACGCCGACGAGGCGGAGGTGCTGGCCGGTGCGGGCGGCGCCGAGGGGCAAGCCACCGCGCTCACCTCGTACGCCAAGATCGTGGTGGTGAAGCGCGGAGCGCAAGGCTCGGTGTGGCGGGGGCGGGACGGGGTGTTGCGGTCGTCGGCTGCGGTGCGCGTGCCGCCGGTGGATCCGACCGGGGCGGGTGACGCCTTCGCGGCGGGCCTGCTGCACGCCTGGTTGAGTGGCGCGGAACCGCAGGCCGCACTGGAAGCCGGAGCCGCGCTCGGCGCCGCGGCCGTCCGGAAGGTGGGAGCCAGACCCTAG
- a CDS encoding DEAD/DEAH box helicase: MSPQLPNLETFPALRDWQRKALVKYLRKRSPDFMAVATPGAGKTTFALRIAAELLNDGTVDAVTVVCPTEHLKTQWAAAAARVGIQLDPAFRNSDVHSARDFHGAVLTYAQVGMAPAVHRRRTMTRNTMVILDEIHHAGDSRTWGDGVKQAFDQAERRLMLTGTPFRSDENPIPFVDYERGEDGLQRSRADSVYGYSDALRDGVVRPVIFLAYSGETRWRTNAGDELAARLGEPMTKDLVSQAWRTALDHRGDWMPQVLRAADARLSRLRAHGITDAGGLVIASDQQTARAYAKLLEEVSGEKAVVVLSDDQGASDRIAQFALSEQRWMVAVRMVSEGVDIPRLAVGVYATSASTPLYFAQAIGRFVRTRRPGETATVFLPSVPHLLGLASEMEAQRDHILGAPKDPDGLDDSLLERAQREEKAEGELEKHFEALSATAELDQVIYDGASFGTGARTGSAEEEEYLGLPGLLTPDQVTALLNKRQADQIAAQKRTPKPVVEDTVPAPREAPMSAGERRVNLRRQLNTLVAAHHHRTNLPHGKIHAELRRLCGGPPSAQATIEQLEERIATIQTM, translated from the coding sequence TTGAGTCCGCAGTTGCCCAATCTGGAGACCTTCCCCGCGCTGCGTGACTGGCAGCGCAAAGCCCTGGTCAAGTATCTGCGCAAGCGCTCGCCCGACTTCATGGCGGTCGCCACCCCGGGCGCCGGGAAGACCACGTTCGCCCTGCGCATCGCGGCGGAGCTGCTCAACGACGGCACCGTCGACGCGGTCACCGTGGTCTGCCCGACCGAGCACCTGAAGACCCAGTGGGCGGCCGCGGCGGCCCGGGTGGGCATCCAGCTCGACCCGGCCTTCCGCAACTCCGACGTGCACAGCGCCCGCGACTTCCACGGCGCGGTGCTCACCTATGCCCAGGTCGGCATGGCTCCCGCCGTGCACCGGCGGCGCACCATGACCCGCAACACCATGGTCATCCTCGACGAGATCCACCACGCCGGCGACTCGCGGACCTGGGGCGACGGCGTCAAGCAGGCGTTCGACCAGGCCGAGCGGCGGCTGATGCTGACCGGCACGCCGTTCCGCTCGGACGAGAACCCCATCCCCTTCGTCGATTACGAACGTGGCGAGGACGGCCTGCAACGCTCCCGGGCCGACTCGGTGTACGGCTACAGCGACGCGCTGCGCGACGGCGTCGTCCGGCCGGTCATCTTCCTGGCCTACTCCGGCGAGACCCGCTGGCGCACCAACGCCGGTGACGAGCTGGCGGCCCGCCTCGGCGAGCCGATGACCAAGGACCTCGTCTCCCAGGCCTGGCGCACCGCCCTCGACCACCGCGGCGACTGGATGCCGCAGGTGCTGCGCGCGGCCGACGCCCGGCTGTCCCGGCTGCGCGCGCACGGCATCACCGACGCCGGCGGCCTGGTCATCGCCAGCGACCAGCAGACCGCCCGGGCGTACGCCAAGCTGCTGGAGGAGGTCTCCGGCGAGAAGGCGGTCGTGGTGCTCTCCGACGATCAGGGTGCCTCGGACCGCATCGCCCAGTTCGCCCTGTCCGAGCAGCGCTGGATGGTCGCCGTCCGGATGGTGTCCGAGGGCGTCGACATCCCGCGGCTGGCCGTCGGCGTGTACGCCACCAGTGCCTCGACGCCGTTGTACTTCGCGCAGGCGATCGGGCGGTTCGTCCGTACCCGCCGGCCGGGCGAGACCGCGACGGTCTTCCTGCCCAGCGTGCCCCACCTGCTCGGGCTGGCCAGCGAGATGGAGGCGCAGCGCGATCACATCCTCGGCGCCCCCAAGGACCCCGACGGCCTGGACGACAGCCTCCTCGAACGCGCCCAGCGCGAGGAGAAGGCCGAGGGCGAGCTCGAGAAGCACTTCGAGGCCCTGTCCGCCACCGCGGAGCTCGATCAGGTCATCTATGACGGCGCCTCCTTCGGCACCGGGGCCCGCACCGGCTCGGCCGAGGAGGAGGAATACCTCGGCCTGCCCGGCTTGCTCACCCCCGACCAGGTCACCGCGCTGCTGAACAAGCGCCAGGCCGATCAGATCGCCGCCCAGAAGCGAACCCCGAAGCCGGTCGTCGAGGACACCGTCCCGGCGCCTCGCGAGGCGCCGATGAGCGCGGGGGAGCGCCGGGTCAACCTGCGCCGTCAGCTCAACACCCTGGTGGCTGCCCACCACCATCGCACCAACCTGCCCCACGGCAAGATCCACGCCGAGCTCCGCCGGTTGTGCGGCGGCCCGCCGTCCGCTCAGGCCACCATCGAGCAGCTGGAAGAGCGCATCGCGACCATCCAGACGATGTAG
- a CDS encoding trimeric intracellular cation channel family protein: MTGSYSLLVADLIGVAVFAASGASAAVAKRLDLFGVAFVGFVAALGGGILRDLVIGAVPPLAFADWRYAVTAVGASLAVFWFHPQLARLRRTVLVLDAAGLGLFTVTGTLKALDVGVPPVGACLVGMLTSIGGGLARDLLTGEIPAVLQRDIYAVVALGGAVAVTVLNWLGVADVVTLAGAAVAVTGLRLLALHRRWSAPVAVP; encoded by the coding sequence GTGACGGGGAGCTACAGCCTGCTCGTCGCGGACCTGATCGGGGTGGCGGTCTTCGCGGCTTCCGGCGCCAGCGCCGCGGTCGCGAAGCGGCTCGACCTGTTCGGCGTGGCGTTCGTCGGTTTCGTGGCGGCGCTCGGCGGCGGCATCCTGCGCGATCTGGTGATCGGCGCGGTGCCGCCGCTCGCTTTTGCCGACTGGCGGTACGCCGTCACCGCCGTGGGCGCCTCGCTGGCCGTGTTCTGGTTCCACCCGCAGCTGGCTCGACTGCGGCGTACTGTGCTGGTGCTCGACGCCGCCGGTCTCGGGCTGTTCACGGTCACCGGCACCCTCAAGGCCCTCGACGTCGGCGTACCACCCGTCGGGGCCTGCCTGGTGGGGATGCTCACATCGATCGGCGGCGGCCTGGCCCGTGACCTGCTCACCGGTGAGATCCCGGCGGTCCTGCAGCGTGACATCTATGCGGTGGTCGCACTCGGTGGCGCCGTCGCGGTTACCGTTCTGAACTGGCTCGGCGTGGCCGACGTGGTCACCCTGGCCGGGGCCGCCGTGGCCGTGACCGGGTTGCGGTTGCTCGCGCTGCACCGGCGGTGGTCGGCGCCGGTGGCCGTGCCGTGA